The following are encoded together in the Aerococcus mictus genome:
- a CDS encoding M20 family metallopeptidase, with the protein MTTTDKKALQETIKNYVKDNLATYQDNALKIHANPETSNHEYFAQEILTNQLEKEGFTVKRDVAGHPTGFDARYKSEKEGPTLVYLAEFDALPDIGHGCGHNLFGNYSSLAAAALKQVVDQVGGEIRVYGTPGEEGGENGSAKESFVREGFLDDVDAALCVHPGGDTSPSGHLYANDPVDIEFFGKSAHATANPEDGISALEPLILTFNGIDALRLHLHDDVSIHGVILDGGKAANVIPDYCRGRFYIRAYNRHTLDKVRERVQKIAEGAAHATGAQLKFGLFQNKVDDMIITPSFDEIFFSHADEVGLDLDTVKEPDSQAHGSSDVGNISYVVPTIQPFLAISEEPVPGHSTELVAAAKSAKGLDSIRIAATLLALTGLDLILDPDKLAQIKADHQAALAKGN; encoded by the coding sequence ATGACCACTACCGATAAAAAAGCCCTACAAGAAACCATTAAGAACTATGTCAAAGATAATTTAGCCACTTACCAAGACAACGCCCTAAAAATCCACGCCAATCCGGAAACCAGTAACCATGAATACTTTGCCCAAGAGATCTTGACCAATCAACTGGAAAAAGAAGGCTTTACGGTGAAAAGGGATGTCGCTGGCCATCCCACTGGCTTCGATGCCCGTTATAAGAGTGAAAAGGAAGGGCCAACTCTGGTTTACTTGGCTGAATTCGACGCCTTACCCGACATTGGACATGGCTGTGGCCACAACCTCTTTGGTAATTATTCCAGCTTGGCCGCAGCGGCCTTGAAGCAGGTCGTTGACCAAGTCGGCGGTGAAATTCGGGTCTACGGGACGCCTGGTGAAGAAGGTGGGGAAAACGGTTCAGCCAAGGAAAGCTTTGTCCGCGAAGGCTTCTTGGATGATGTCGATGCGGCTCTCTGTGTGCATCCTGGTGGTGACACCAGTCCTAGTGGCCACTTATACGCTAATGATCCTGTCGATATTGAATTCTTTGGTAAGTCAGCGCATGCTACCGCTAACCCAGAAGATGGGATCTCAGCCTTGGAACCATTGATCCTTACCTTTAACGGGATCGATGCCTTACGCCTCCACCTCCACGATGACGTCAGCATCCACGGGGTGATCCTTGACGGCGGAAAGGCGGCTAATGTGATTCCGGATTATTGCCGAGGGCGTTTCTATATTCGTGCTTATAACCGCCATACCCTGGACAAGGTCAGAGAGAGAGTCCAAAAAATTGCTGAAGGGGCTGCCCATGCGACCGGGGCCCAACTGAAATTTGGGCTTTTCCAAAACAAGGTTGATGACATGATCATCACGCCTTCCTTTGATGAGATTTTTTTCAGTCATGCGGACGAAGTGGGCTTAGATTTGGATACGGTTAAGGAGCCAGATAGCCAAGCCCATGGCTCATCCGATGTAGGAAATATTTCTTATGTGGTACCTACTATCCAACCCTTCCTAGCCATTTCTGAAGAACCCGTACCCGGCCACTCAACAGAACTAGTGGCCGCGGCGAAGTCAGCCAAGGGGCTCGATTCCATTCGTATTGCTGCCACTTTACTGGCCTTAACCGGATTGGATTTAATCCTTGATCCCGATAAATTAGCCCAAATTAAAGCCGACCACCAAGCAGCCCTAGCCAAGGGTAACTAG
- a CDS encoding MetQ/NlpA family ABC transporter substrate-binding protein, with product MKKWQKVLVTSALSILALAGCGSNSGSGSEGKQETTVKLGVVGDDTRDWDTVQERLKAEGINLEYVKFSDYNQPNKALEEGEVDLNAFQHQVFLDKFNEQFGTDLVSIGNTVVAPLGIYSHKIKNLSELQDGATVSIPNDVTNGGRAIILLESAGLIEVDDAAGITPTVDDITSNPKKLKIEEMDAAQTPRTLNDVDIALINSGYAVDAGLAPQDAIFKEPVDERSKPYVNIVVARQEDKDNPTYKKIVDTYQTDETEQVIKDKSNGANVAAWKLFGRN from the coding sequence ATGAAGAAATGGCAAAAAGTATTGGTAACCAGTGCATTAAGTATTCTTGCTTTGGCAGGTTGTGGGTCTAATAGTGGTAGTGGCAGTGAAGGCAAGCAGGAAACTACAGTCAAACTGGGTGTAGTTGGAGATGATACTCGCGACTGGGATACCGTCCAAGAACGTCTCAAAGCTGAGGGGATTAACTTGGAATACGTCAAATTCTCTGACTATAACCAACCTAATAAGGCCTTGGAAGAGGGGGAAGTTGACCTCAATGCCTTCCAACATCAAGTCTTCTTAGATAAATTCAATGAACAATTCGGCACGGACTTAGTCTCCATTGGAAATACCGTAGTGGCACCACTAGGGATCTACTCCCATAAGATTAAGAACCTGTCAGAATTACAAGACGGGGCCACCGTGTCGATTCCTAACGACGTGACCAATGGTGGTCGGGCCATTATCCTCTTAGAGTCTGCTGGCCTCATTGAAGTGGATGACGCCGCTGGGATTACCCCAACAGTGGATGACATTACTTCAAATCCTAAAAAGCTAAAGATTGAAGAAATGGATGCTGCCCAAACCCCACGGACCTTAAATGATGTGGATATTGCTCTCATTAACAGTGGTTATGCTGTGGATGCCGGCTTAGCCCCCCAAGACGCTATTTTCAAAGAACCGGTCGATGAACGGTCTAAACCTTATGTGAATATTGTGGTCGCTCGTCAAGAAGATAAGGATAACCCAACCTATAAGAAGATTGTCGATACCTACCAAACCGACGAAACCGAGCAAGTCATTAAGGATAAATCCAACGGGGCCAATGTTGCTGCTTGGAAACTATTTGGCCGCAATTAG
- a CDS encoding LPXTG cell wall anchor domain-containing protein: MKDTKTLSKISNNLSTYFLSLFSALVVFLLGDGTSVLAGTYYSQSLPQTGAQVTRTALIVGVVLLIVGGFFFFRNRKNKK, from the coding sequence ATGAAAGATACAAAGACCCTGTCAAAAATAAGTAACAATTTGTCGACTTACTTCTTAAGTCTTTTCAGTGCCTTAGTAGTATTCTTACTAGGTGATGGGACTAGTGTATTAGCGGGAACCTATTACAGTCAAAGTCTGCCACAAACGGGGGCCCAAGTGACTCGAACAGCCCTAATTGTCGGAGTCGTCTTACTAATTGTGGGCGGATTTTTCTTCTTCCGTAACCGTAAAAACAAGAAGTAG
- a CDS encoding Y-family DNA polymerase, which yields MKRYNYDFDYSREPKHDVLCIDMKSFFASVECVARQLDPLTAELVVMSRGEANGGLVLAATPRVKAKYGLKTGSRLFEFPRHHNIQIVPPNMSQYIEINLDINEIFLNYVAPEDLHIYSIDESFLDVSYSHKLFGSNEAIAQKIQADVYQAFGITATVGIGDNPLLAKLCLDNSAKKTPPYIDYWSYESIPETVWKIDPLRDFWGIAKGLERRLNQLGIYTVEDLAHADVYLLQKRLGIIGVELFEHANGIDHSIIRDKYVPSSRSFGKSQILQRDYTDPGQVSIIIREMGNDIAARLRQHHLLAGQVSLSVGYSHEVVDRGFRHQVPIDPTDRPEDLNAAWVELFRLYYEDKQPIRQIALSASKFQEKVGIQLSLFEDPDRTLQKERLYDTMQKIHDHYGPSSLFYANSLVEGATGLERNKLIGGHQA from the coding sequence ATGAAACGTTACAATTATGATTTTGATTATAGTAGAGAACCCAAACACGATGTCCTATGCATCGACATGAAGTCTTTTTTCGCTAGTGTGGAATGCGTGGCTCGGCAACTAGACCCCTTGACAGCAGAATTAGTCGTCATGTCACGGGGAGAAGCCAATGGAGGACTGGTCCTGGCTGCTACGCCAAGAGTCAAAGCCAAGTATGGTTTGAAAACCGGGTCGCGGCTCTTTGAATTTCCCCGCCACCACAATATTCAAATTGTCCCTCCCAATATGAGCCAATATATTGAGATTAATCTCGATATTAATGAGATTTTTTTGAACTATGTTGCCCCAGAAGACCTCCATATCTATAGTATTGACGAGAGTTTCTTGGATGTTTCCTATAGTCACAAGCTATTTGGCAGTAATGAAGCTATCGCCCAAAAAATCCAAGCCGATGTCTATCAGGCCTTTGGAATTACCGCCACGGTAGGGATTGGTGATAACCCGCTCTTGGCTAAACTGTGTCTGGACAACTCGGCCAAGAAGACTCCGCCCTATATTGATTACTGGTCCTATGAATCGATCCCTGAAACGGTTTGGAAGATTGACCCGCTAAGGGATTTCTGGGGGATTGCCAAGGGCTTAGAGCGACGGCTCAACCAATTAGGGATCTATACTGTGGAAGATTTGGCCCATGCGGATGTCTACCTCCTGCAAAAGCGGCTAGGAATTATTGGTGTCGAACTCTTTGAACATGCTAACGGAATTGATCACAGTATTATCCGTGACAAATATGTGCCTTCCTCGCGGTCTTTTGGTAAGAGTCAAATTCTCCAGCGCGATTATACTGACCCAGGTCAAGTATCGATCATCATTCGCGAGATGGGCAATGATATCGCGGCCCGCTTACGCCAACACCATTTACTCGCCGGTCAAGTCTCTCTGTCAGTGGGGTATTCCCATGAGGTAGTGGACCGCGGCTTCCGCCATCAAGTCCCCATTGATCCCACCGACCGTCCTGAAGACCTCAATGCCGCTTGGGTGGAACTCTTCCGTTTATACTATGAGGATAAGCAGCCTATCCGCCAAATCGCCCTCAGTGCTAGTAAGTTTCAAGAAAAGGTGGGCATTCAACTTAGTCTCTTTGAAGACCCGGACCGCACCTTGCAGAAAGAACGTCTCTATGACACCATGCAAAAAATCCATGACCACTATGGTCCTAGCTCGCTCTTCTATGCCAATAGTTTGGTGGAAGGGGCGACTGGCTTAGAGCGCAATAAGTTGATTGGCGGCCACCAGGCTTAA
- a CDS encoding NADPH-dependent FMN reductase, whose translation MTKYGVVLGSIRKNSFSEAIAKGIVKGLPEDAEVTFIETADLPLYSQDYDEAPEQPKEYTRFREEVKAQDAIIFVTPEHNRSVPASLKNAIDLGSRPYGSSVWEGKPALVASQSPAGIGGAIANHTLRQSLVFLDMPVMQQPELYIGNSANFIGENGEITAEDTQEFLANAGKAFAEFAAKFV comes from the coding sequence ATGACTAAATATGGTGTTGTTTTAGGTTCAATCCGTAAGAACTCATTTTCAGAAGCGATTGCTAAAGGGATCGTAAAAGGTTTACCTGAAGATGCAGAAGTCACCTTCATCGAAACTGCTGACCTTCCTCTCTATAGCCAAGACTATGACGAAGCGCCAGAACAACCTAAAGAATATACGCGTTTCCGTGAAGAAGTAAAAGCTCAAGATGCTATCATCTTCGTCACCCCAGAACACAACCGTAGCGTTCCAGCGAGCTTGAAGAACGCCATTGACTTAGGTTCTCGTCCATACGGTTCCAGCGTTTGGGAAGGTAAACCAGCACTTGTTGCTTCTCAATCACCAGCAGGCATTGGTGGGGCCATTGCTAACCACACCCTCCGCCAATCCTTAGTCTTCTTAGATATGCCAGTGATGCAACAACCTGAACTCTACATTGGTAATTCCGCAAACTTCATCGGGGAAAACGGTGAAATTACTGCCGAAGATACCCAAGAATTCTTAGCTAATGCTGGTAAAGCCTTCGCTGAATTCGCCGCAAAATTCGTTTAA
- a CDS encoding DUF975 family protein, whose product MDKLALPNRAIRQSEKEITPKSLKFLLADFAIIVILSSAIASITDFTFARFQFSENSIDLINTLISTLVFALLSYGMTWGLVDAAKNRRPYQALSVFRPFKKNFWHNAWTSLLAQIVNIIVIWLMSLLTAFALLVFASLVFGSDDAWLIVVLVGGGLLIGLIAYWVNISLAMTPILLKEEPEMGAFQVIKTSWGLMRGNRWRYFCLVLSYKWIAYLLIFISLVVSFGIIVSVDTSYGSGLNFLGLVLFFAVSLFIVFVSVYYGLRSKVAAAVFYQARLEQERGIIEGQFN is encoded by the coding sequence ATGGATAAATTAGCGCTTCCTAATCGGGCGATCCGTCAATCAGAAAAAGAAATTACCCCAAAAAGTCTCAAGTTTTTACTGGCTGACTTTGCTATTATTGTGATTCTTAGTTCTGCCATTGCATCAATTACTGACTTTACCTTTGCCCGTTTTCAATTCTCCGAGAATTCCATTGATTTGATCAACACCTTGATTTCTACCCTGGTCTTCGCCCTGCTGAGCTATGGCATGACCTGGGGCTTGGTCGACGCCGCTAAAAATCGTAGGCCCTACCAAGCTTTGAGTGTGTTCCGTCCCTTTAAGAAAAATTTCTGGCATAATGCTTGGACTAGCCTCTTAGCGCAAATCGTCAATATTATTGTGATTTGGCTAATGTCTCTTCTAACAGCCTTTGCCCTCCTCGTTTTTGCCTCTCTAGTCTTTGGCTCTGACGATGCCTGGCTCATTGTTGTCCTAGTGGGTGGGGGACTTTTGATTGGCTTAATTGCTTATTGGGTCAATATTAGCTTAGCCATGACCCCTATCCTGTTGAAAGAAGAGCCTGAGATGGGTGCTTTCCAAGTCATCAAGACCAGTTGGGGCTTAATGCGAGGCAACCGCTGGAGATATTTCTGCTTGGTGCTTAGCTATAAGTGGATTGCCTACCTGCTCATTTTCATCTCCCTCGTTGTGAGTTTTGGGATTATTGTCTCTGTCGACACAAGCTATGGTTCAGGACTCAATTTCTTAGGGTTAGTTCTCTTCTTTGCTGTCTCCCTCTTCATCGTGTTCGTTTCAGTTTACTATGGTCTGCGTTCAAAAGTAGCCGCTGCAGTCTTCTACCAAGCCCGGCTCGAACAAGAACGCGGTATTATCGAAGGCCAATTTAACTAA
- a CDS encoding threonine/serine exporter family protein, whose protein sequence is MAAISEEQNHLLLSTCLLAGKIMMESGSESYRVEDTMQRIAQNSHRFDTASYVTNTAVFMSLNKHSDMQMVLVKKTSTDLAKIDDTNQLSRSYAEGKLNLEELYQALQAVDKQEKTFLFSVQLLAAGAASAAFMLMIDSTNYWDIGFAFAIAIIGFAISEYCKVEFEITFLSDFFATTVIGFLALSLNRLGLVNNLDSLITGCIMPLLPGLAITGALRDLFARQLISGMVQAVNAILIAIVLGVGIALTLQWLG, encoded by the coding sequence ATGGCAGCCATCAGCGAAGAACAAAACCACTTACTTTTATCCACTTGTTTACTGGCCGGTAAGATCATGATGGAATCAGGTTCCGAATCCTACCGAGTTGAAGACACTATGCAGCGGATCGCCCAAAACAGCCACCGTTTTGACACCGCCTCCTATGTCACCAACACGGCCGTCTTTATGAGCTTAAATAAGCACTCAGACATGCAAATGGTCTTAGTCAAAAAGACCTCCACCGACTTAGCTAAAATTGATGACACCAACCAACTTTCCCGCTCTTACGCCGAAGGAAAACTCAACCTGGAAGAACTCTATCAGGCGCTCCAGGCCGTTGATAAGCAAGAAAAAACCTTCCTCTTTAGTGTGCAATTATTAGCTGCAGGCGCCGCCAGTGCCGCTTTTATGCTAATGATTGATTCGACCAACTACTGGGATATTGGTTTTGCCTTTGCTATTGCCATCATTGGTTTTGCTATTTCTGAATACTGCAAGGTAGAATTTGAAATTACTTTCCTCAGTGACTTTTTTGCGACTACCGTCATCGGCTTTTTAGCCCTATCCCTAAACCGCCTAGGTCTGGTCAATAACTTGGACTCCTTGATCACAGGCTGTATCATGCCCCTCCTTCCTGGGCTAGCCATTACCGGTGCCCTACGTGATCTTTTTGCCCGGCAGTTAATTTCAGGTATGGTCCAAGCGGTTAACGCCATCTTAATTGCCATCGTGCTCGGTGTCGGTATTGCTCTCACCCTGCAATGGTTAGGTTAG
- a CDS encoding threonine/serine exporter family protein: MFTIIEQFALSFFGTVAFSTIINVPKRALIYCGLTGASGWMTYYFFMSWFGDLIIANFMAALVIGIIYIYLSRKLRLPVIILNTPAILPLVPGNAAYLFIRYAVQGNYQLSVSYLMDVFKVSGAIVFGFMFVNLAEQQIRRQRQERARRRLKKKAAKEKAEKMKMAKS, encoded by the coding sequence ATGTTTACCATTATTGAACAGTTTGCCCTATCCTTTTTTGGGACGGTCGCCTTTTCCACCATTATTAACGTGCCTAAGCGGGCTTTGATTTATTGTGGCTTAACGGGAGCCAGTGGGTGGATGACCTACTACTTCTTTATGTCTTGGTTTGGCGACTTAATTATCGCTAACTTCATGGCAGCACTTGTTATCGGGATTATCTACATCTATCTGTCACGCAAGCTGCGTTTACCGGTGATTATTTTGAATACCCCCGCCATCCTGCCCTTGGTCCCTGGTAATGCGGCCTATCTCTTTATCCGTTATGCGGTGCAAGGCAATTATCAGTTAAGTGTCTCCTACCTGATGGACGTTTTCAAGGTATCCGGAGCCATCGTTTTTGGTTTTATGTTTGTTAACCTAGCTGAACAACAAATCCGTCGCCAACGCCAAGAACGGGCTCGCCGACGTTTAAAGAAAAAAGCGGCCAAAGAAAAGGCCGAAAAAATGAAAATGGCTAAGTCTTAG
- the pdxT gene encoding pyridoxal 5'-phosphate synthase glutaminase subunit PdxT: protein MTIAVLALQGAFIEHENILRQLGAQVKEIRQLKDLDDIDGLVLPGGESTVQGQLLEKLGLLEPVRQLIQDGLPTLATCAGLILLADHIANDPNRYLGTLSVTVKRNAYGRQLGSFATQTQVGPLSDYPAVFIRAPYVAGYGPEVEVLSQVDGKVVGVEYENQIGLAFHPELTQDYRIHQYFLQKVEAFKQAGIK from the coding sequence ATGACCATCGCTGTACTCGCCCTCCAAGGGGCCTTCATTGAGCATGAGAATATCCTCCGCCAGCTGGGAGCCCAAGTAAAAGAAATTCGTCAACTCAAAGACCTGGATGACATTGATGGCCTGGTCTTACCTGGAGGAGAAAGTACGGTCCAGGGGCAATTGCTGGAAAAATTAGGTCTATTAGAACCCGTGCGTCAGTTGATCCAAGATGGCCTACCAACCCTCGCCACCTGTGCTGGCTTAATTCTCTTGGCCGACCACATAGCTAATGATCCCAACCGTTACCTAGGGACCTTATCCGTGACGGTGAAGCGGAATGCCTACGGTCGTCAACTGGGTAGTTTTGCTACTCAAACTCAAGTGGGTCCCCTTAGTGATTACCCAGCAGTCTTTATCCGAGCACCCTATGTTGCTGGCTATGGTCCAGAAGTTGAAGTCCTCTCACAAGTGGATGGTAAGGTAGTGGGTGTTGAATATGAAAATCAAATTGGCCTAGCCTTCCACCCCGAACTGACCCAGGATTACCGGATTCATCAGTACTTTCTTCAAAAAGTGGAAGCCTTTAAGCAGGCAGGCATAAAATAA
- the pdxS gene encoding pyridoxal 5'-phosphate synthase lyase subunit PdxS, whose protein sequence is MTKTQYELNQALAQMLKGGVIMDVTTPEQARIAEAAGAAAVMALERIPADIRAAGGVSRMSDPKMIKGIQEAVSIPVMAKVRIGHFVEAQILEAIEIDYIDESEVLSPADDVYHIDKTAFKVPFVCGARDLGEALRRIEEGASMIRTKGEPGTGDVVQAVRHLRKINAQIRQVASLSPDELYEAAKQLKVPYHLVQYVHEHGKLPVVNFSAGGVATPADAALMMQLGAEGVFVGSGIFKSGDPAKRASAIVQAVTNYQDAQLIAHLSEDLGEAMVGINPSEIQIIMEERGQ, encoded by the coding sequence ATGACAAAGACACAATATGAACTAAACCAAGCCCTGGCCCAGATGCTAAAGGGTGGGGTAATTATGGATGTTACCACACCAGAACAAGCACGCATTGCCGAAGCTGCCGGAGCTGCAGCAGTCATGGCCTTAGAACGGATCCCCGCTGACATCCGGGCGGCCGGTGGCGTTTCGCGGATGAGTGATCCTAAGATGATCAAGGGTATCCAAGAGGCGGTATCGATTCCGGTTATGGCCAAGGTACGGATTGGTCACTTTGTTGAAGCCCAAATTCTAGAAGCCATTGAGATTGACTATATTGATGAATCGGAAGTTCTCTCGCCGGCTGATGATGTTTACCATATTGATAAGACCGCCTTCAAGGTGCCTTTTGTTTGTGGGGCCCGTGACCTAGGAGAAGCCCTACGTCGGATTGAAGAAGGAGCCTCCATGATTCGAACCAAGGGGGAACCAGGAACAGGCGACGTGGTCCAAGCGGTCCGTCACCTAAGAAAGATCAATGCCCAAATCCGCCAAGTAGCTTCCTTATCGCCAGACGAGCTTTATGAAGCCGCCAAACAACTGAAAGTCCCCTATCACTTAGTTCAATATGTTCACGAACATGGCAAACTGCCTGTAGTTAACTTCTCTGCCGGTGGGGTGGCAACACCAGCCGATGCTGCCTTAATGATGCAATTAGGGGCGGAAGGAGTCTTTGTTGGTTCAGGGATCTTCAAGTCAGGCGACCCAGCTAAGCGGGCTTCTGCTATCGTTCAAGCCGTGACCAACTACCAAGATGCCCAATTAATTGCCCACTTATCTGAAGACTTGGGAGAAGCCATGGTGGGGATCAATCCAAGTGAAATTCAAATCATTATGGAAGAGCGAGGCCAGTAA
- the pdxR gene encoding MocR-like pyridoxine biosynthesis transcription factor PdxR, translated as MLTYHLKKGPSPLYQQLYQAIKSDIIAGKLVNEEKLPSKRSLARNLGVSTITVENAYDQLIIEGLVYSQEKRGYYVNDWQGLPSLKEREKVDHHIRLPEEEHFTFNFSEKQSQLDSFPFSIMNRMMHDTIANYQADLLKPPLGGGVAALREAIASHLASFRGMAVDPKQIIVGAGTEYLYGLLIQLLGRDKIYCIENPGYPKLRQIYTKQGVDCRLAGIDDQGLRVEALEKQKAQIAHLNPTHHFPTGTTMSVSRRYQLLAWANEGSDRYLIEDDYDSEFRFHGKPLPTLQSIDASAKVIYLNTFSKSLAPTIRISYMVLPAQLANQFYRDLSFYSCTVSTFEQYSLAQFIHEGYFEKHINRMRRHYSKKREKVTQLIKDQFSTDQCQIIEGETGLHLVLKLQTSLSDAEVKARLLKQGIGIKSVSDYDMEPVAESRQLFLLNDAAVDLSKLQEALAIVKAELFP; from the coding sequence ATGTTAACCTACCATCTAAAAAAAGGCCCAAGTCCCCTCTATCAGCAACTATACCAAGCCATTAAAAGCGATATCATTGCCGGTAAACTAGTTAATGAAGAAAAATTACCTTCTAAACGCAGTCTAGCCAGAAATTTAGGCGTTAGTACCATTACGGTTGAAAATGCTTATGACCAGTTGATTATCGAAGGCCTGGTCTATAGCCAGGAAAAGCGCGGTTATTATGTCAATGATTGGCAAGGCCTTCCCAGTCTCAAAGAGCGCGAAAAAGTTGACCACCATATCCGCCTACCTGAAGAAGAACACTTTACTTTCAACTTTTCCGAAAAGCAAAGTCAGTTAGATAGTTTTCCCTTTTCGATTATGAACCGGATGATGCATGACACCATCGCTAACTACCAAGCTGACCTGCTCAAACCGCCCCTGGGTGGTGGTGTGGCTGCCTTAAGAGAGGCGATTGCTAGTCATTTAGCTTCTTTTCGCGGGATGGCTGTTGACCCCAAGCAGATTATTGTGGGAGCGGGAACGGAATACCTTTACGGTTTGCTGATCCAGCTCCTAGGACGGGATAAGATCTATTGCATTGAAAATCCGGGCTACCCCAAATTACGGCAAATTTACACCAAGCAAGGCGTTGACTGTCGTTTAGCTGGGATCGATGACCAGGGATTGCGGGTTGAAGCACTCGAGAAACAAAAAGCGCAAATTGCCCACCTTAATCCGACCCACCACTTTCCTACTGGGACCACTATGTCGGTTAGTCGCCGCTACCAATTGCTGGCCTGGGCTAATGAAGGCAGTGACCGTTACCTTATTGAGGATGATTATGATAGTGAATTTCGCTTCCACGGTAAGCCCCTTCCTACCCTACAAAGCATTGATGCCAGTGCCAAAGTGATCTATCTTAACACCTTCTCCAAGTCCCTAGCTCCCACCATTCGCATTTCCTATATGGTGCTCCCTGCCCAACTGGCCAACCAATTCTATCGAGACCTCTCCTTTTATTCCTGCACCGTGTCAACCTTTGAGCAGTACAGTTTAGCCCAATTTATTCATGAAGGCTATTTCGAAAAGCACATTAACCGCATGCGCCGCCACTATAGTAAGAAAAGAGAAAAAGTCACCCAGTTGATTAAAGACCAGTTTTCCACTGACCAATGTCAAATCATCGAGGGCGAAACTGGTCTCCACCTGGTCTTAAAATTACAGACTTCTTTGTCCGATGCAGAAGTAAAAGCCCGTTTGCTTAAGCAGGGTATCGGAATTAAGAGTGTCTCCGACTATGATATGGAGCCAGTAGCGGAAAGTCGCCAGCTCTTTCTCTTGAATGATGCCGCCGTTGACCTCAGTAAACTCCAGGAGGCACTAGCCATCGTCAAGGCTGAGTTATTTCCCTAG
- a CDS encoding GNAT family N-acetyltransferase, with product MNHLGSQELESQRLILRPFVMTDVDQAYQHWTSDPEVTKYLTWPRHQSPAVTKEVISQWVANYNQPGFYQWAIVLKASNEVIGSISAVDVKEKISAVHIGYAIGRKWWGLGITTEAFERIIPFFFDEVGVNRIESMHDPKNPASGKVMEHCGLVYEGTLRQADRNNQGLCDAAYYGLLREDYYR from the coding sequence ATGAATCATTTAGGTAGCCAAGAACTGGAAAGTCAGCGTCTCATTTTACGCCCCTTTGTAATGACTGATGTCGACCAGGCCTACCAGCACTGGACCAGTGACCCAGAAGTCACCAAGTACTTAACCTGGCCTAGGCACCAGTCTCCTGCTGTCACCAAGGAAGTGATTTCCCAATGGGTGGCTAACTATAATCAGCCGGGCTTCTACCAATGGGCCATTGTTTTAAAGGCAAGCAATGAAGTCATCGGTAGTATTTCCGCCGTTGACGTCAAAGAAAAAATTTCTGCCGTCCACATTGGCTATGCTATTGGCCGAAAATGGTGGGGCTTGGGGATAACCACCGAAGCCTTTGAGCGTATTATTCCTTTCTTCTTTGATGAAGTCGGAGTCAACCGGATTGAATCCATGCACGACCCTAAGAACCCAGCTTCTGGCAAGGTCATGGAGCATTGCGGCTTAGTTTATGAAGGCACTCTCCGCCAAGCTGACCGTAACAACCAAGGCCTCTGTGATGCCGCCTACTACGGTCTCTTGAGAGAAGATTACTATCGGTAA
- a CDS encoding NAD(P)H-dependent oxidoreductase has protein sequence MTVSIFCGHPDLENSSSHQFLRAACPKETNFIPVPTSYDEDFIQESQEVLLKNERIYLQFPLYWYQAPGHLVQWLQDLLSDDFLDQNDRQLAGKSLGLIVTVGSPLSYYQAGGKNNVSLSTLFSPYQTLCQTLKWEFLPAFILSQYHYLSEADQREYYVAFQYYLLNPKRGGFSQRSRWLIDHLRDQQGDFSSELSSKVDLLIDAWEGRLDELDMLEATLPKTTRH, from the coding sequence GTGACAGTAAGTATTTTTTGTGGGCATCCTGACTTGGAAAATTCTAGTAGCCATCAATTTCTAAGGGCAGCTTGCCCCAAAGAAACTAATTTTATCCCTGTTCCGACAAGCTATGATGAGGATTTTATTCAAGAATCCCAAGAAGTCTTGTTGAAGAATGAGCGGATTTATTTACAGTTTCCCCTTTATTGGTACCAAGCACCTGGACACTTAGTGCAGTGGTTACAGGACCTGTTAAGTGATGACTTTCTGGACCAGAACGATAGGCAACTTGCTGGTAAATCACTGGGCTTGATAGTGACGGTGGGGAGTCCCTTGTCTTATTACCAGGCTGGTGGGAAGAATAATGTCAGCTTATCGACTCTCTTTAGCCCTTATCAAACCCTGTGTCAGACCCTAAAGTGGGAATTTCTTCCTGCCTTTATACTCAGCCAATACCACTATCTCAGTGAAGCTGACCAAAGGGAATACTATGTCGCCTTTCAATACTATCTCTTGAATCCTAAGCGGGGCGGCTTTAGTCAAAGGAGCCGTTGGTTAATCGATCATTTAAGAGATCAGCAGGGAGACTTTTCTTCTGAACTTAGCAGCAAAGTTGACTTATTGATCGATGCTTGGGAGGGGCGACTGGATGAATTAGACATGCTGGAAGCCACCTTGCCAAAAACGACACGACACTAG